A single Panthera uncia isolate 11264 chromosome E2 unlocalized genomic scaffold, Puncia_PCG_1.0 HiC_scaffold_19, whole genome shotgun sequence DNA region contains:
- the TSHZ3 gene encoding teashirt homolog 3 — MIHEAYRGAVGAPLGAGAGQTAYVSDELKAAALVEEDIDPEESTADGEPSAKYMCPEKELGKSCPSYQNSPAAEFSSHEMDSESHISETSDRMADFESGSIKNEEETKEVAVPLEDTTVSDSLEQMKAVYNNFLSNSYWSNLHLNLHPPSSEKNNGGGSSSSSSSSSSSCGSGSFDWHQSAMAKTLQQVSQSRVLPEPSLFSTVQLYRQSSKLYGSIFTGASKFRCKDCSAAYDTLVELTVHMNETGHYRDDNHETDNNNPKRWSKPRKRSLLEMEGKEDAQKVLKCMYCGHSFESLQDLSVHMIKTKHYQKVPLKEPVTPVAAKIIPAARKKASLELELPSSPDSTGGTPKAVMPDTNDVLQKNSNPYITPNNRYGHQNGASYAWHFEARKSQILKCMECGSSHDTLQELTAHMMVTGHFIKVTNSAMKKGKPIMETPVTPTITTLLDEKVQSVPLAATTFTSPANTPASVSPKLNVEVKKEVDKDKAVPDEKPKEKEKPCEEEEKYDISSKYHYLTENDLEESPKGGLDILKSLENTVTSAINKAQNGTPSWGGYPSIHAAYQLPNMMKLSLGSSGKSAPLKPMFGNSEIVSPTKTQTLVSPPSSQTSPMPKTNFHAMEELVKKVTEKVAKAEEKTKEPEGKLSPPKRATPSPCSSEISEPIKMEASSSDGGFKSQEGSPSPQRDGCKEGSPPAEPVENGKELVKPMSSGLSSSTAIITDHPPEQPFVNPLSALQSVMNIHLGKAAKPSLPALDPMSMLFKMSNSLAEKAAVATPPPLQSKKADHLDRYFYHVNNDQPIDLTKGKSDKGCSLGSVLLSPTSTSPATSSSTVTTAKTSAVVSFMSNSPLRENALSDISDMLKNLTESHTSKSSTPSSISEKSDIDGATLEEAEEATPAQKRKGRQSNWNPQHLLILQAQFAASLRQTSEGKYIMSDLSPQERMHISRFTGLSMTTISHWLANVKYQLRRTGGTKFLKNLDTGHPVFFCNDCASQIRTPSTYISHLESHLGFRLRDLSKLSTEQINNQIAQTKSPSEKLATSSPEEDLGTSYQCKLCNRTFASKHAVKLHLSKTHGKSPEDHLLYVSELEKQ, encoded by the exons ATGATTCACGAAGCGTATCGAGGTGCGGTGGGGGCCCCTCTGGGGGCGGGAGCCGGTCAGACAG CCTACGTTTCCGATGAGTTAAAGGCTGCCGCCCTGGTAGAAGAGGATATAGACCCCGAGGAGAGCACGGCAGATGGGGAGCCCTCGGCCAAGTACATGTGCCCGGAGAAGGAGCTCGGCAAGAGCTGCCCCAGTTACCAGAACTCCCCGGCGGCTGAGTTTTCCAGCCACGAGATGGACAGCGAGTCCCACATCAGTGAGACCAGTGACCGCATGGCTGACTTTGAAAGCGGCTCCATCAAGAACGAAGAGGAGACCAAGGAGGTGGCGGTCCCCCTGGAAGACACGACCGTGTCGGACAGCCTGGAGCAGATGAAGGCCGTGTACAACAACTTCCTGTCCAACTCCTACTGGTCCAACCTGCACCTCAACCTGCACCCGCCGTCGTCGGAGAAGAACaacggcggcggcagcagcagcagcagcagcagcagcagcagcagctgcggCAGCGGGAGCTTCGACTGGCACCAGAGCGCCATGGCCAAGACCCTGCAGCAGGTGTCGCAGAGCCGCGTGCTGCCTGAGCCCAGCCTCTTCAGCACCGTGCAGCTGTACCGGCAGAGCAGCAAGCTCTACGGCTCCATCTTCACGGGCGCCAGCAAGTTCCGCTGCAAGGACTGCAGCGCCGCCTACGACACGCTGGTGGAGCTGACCGTGCACATGAACGAGACGGGGCACTACCGCGACGACAACCACGAGACCGACAACAACAACCCCAAGCGCTGGTCCAAGCCCCGCAAGCGCTCCTTGCTGGAGATGGAGGGCAAGGAGGACGCCCAGAAGGTGCTGAAGTGCATGTACTGCGGCCACTCGTTCGAGTCTCTGCAGGACCTGAGCGTCCACATGATCAAAACGAAACACTACCAAAAAGTGCCTCTGAAGGAGCCCGTGACTCCCGTCGCAGCCAAAATCATCCCTGCCGCCCGGAAGAAAGCTTCGCTGGAGCTGGAGCTCCCCAGCTCCCCGGATTCCACGGGCGGGACCCCCAAGGCTGTGATGCCCGACACCAACGACGTGCTTCAGAAGAACTCCAACCCCTACATCACGCCAAATAACCGGTACGGCCACCAGAACGGGGCCAGCTACGCGTGGCACTTTGAAGCCCGGAAGTCCCAGATCCTGAAGTGCATGGAGTGCGGCAGCTCCCACGATACCCTGCAGGAGCTCACCGCCCACATGATGGTCACCGGCCACTTCATCAAGGTCACGAACTCGGCCATGAAGAAGGGCAAGCCCATCATGGAGACGCCCGTCACGCCCACCATCACGACCCTGCTGGACGAGAAGGTGCAGTCCGTGCCCCTGGCGGCCACCACCTTCACGTCCCCCGCCAACACCCCCGCCAGCGTCTCCCCGAAGCTGAACGTGGAGGTCAAGAAGGAGGTCGACAAGGACAAGGCGGTCCCCGACGAGAAGCCCAAGGAAAAGGAGAAGCCCTGCgaagaagaggagaaatatgACATCTCTTCCAAGTACCACTATTTGACTGAAAACGACCTAGAGGAGAGCCCCAAGGGGGGCCTGGATATCCTGAAATCCCTGGAGAACACCGTGACGTCGGCAATCAACAAGGCGCAGAACGGCACCCCCAGCTGGGGGGGCTACCCCAGCATCCACGCCGCCTACCAGCTCCCCAACATGATGAAGCTGTCCCTGGGCTCGTCGGGGAAGAGCGCGCCCCTGAAACCCATGTTCGGCAACAGCGAGATTGTGTCTCCCACGAAAACCCAGACCCTGGTCTCCCCGCCCAGCAGCCAGACCTCGCCCATGCCCAAGACGAACTTTCACGCCATGGAGGAGCTGGTGAAGAAAGTCACCGAGAAGGTTGCCAAAGCGGAGGAGAAGACGAAGGAGCCGGAGGGCAAGCTGTCTCCGCCCAAGCGGGCCACCCCGTCCCCGTGCAGCAGCGAAATCAGCGAGCCCATCAAGATGGAGGCGTCCAGCAGCGACGGGGGCTTCAAAAGCCAGGagggcagccccagcccccagcggGACGGCTGCAAGGAGGGGAGCCCCCCGGCAGAGCCGGTGGAGAACGGCAAGGAGCTGGTGAAACCCATGAGCAGCGGCCTGAGCAGCAGCACGGCCATCATCACCGACCACCCGCCCGAACAGCCTTTCGTGAACCCGCTGAGTGCCCTCCAGTCGGTCATGAACATCCACCTGGGCAAGGCTGCCaagccctccctgcctgcccttgACCCCATGAGCATGCTTTTCAAGATGAGCAACAGCCTGGCCGAGAAGGCGGCCGTGGCCACGCCGCCGCCCCTGCAGTCCAAGAAGGCGGACCACCTCGACCGCTATTTCTACCACGTCAACAACGACCAGCCCATAGACTTGACAAAAGGGAAGAGTGACAAGGGCTGCTCTTTGGGTTCAGTGCTTTTGTCACCCACGTCCACATCCCCGGCAACCTCCTCATCCACGGTGACAACGGCAAAGACATCTGCCGTCGTATCATTCATGTCAAACTCGCCGCTCCGCGAGAATGCCTTGTCAGATATATCCGATATGCTGAAGAACTTGACAGAGAGCCACACGTCAAAGTCCTCCACTCCTTCCAGCATCTCCGAGAAGTCTGACATTGACGGGGCCACTCTGGAGGAGGCCGAGGAGGCGACGCCCGCGCAGAAGAGGAAGGGCCGCCAGTCAAACTGGAACCCCCAGCACCTGCTCATCCTCCAGGCCCAGTTTGCCGCCAGCCTCCGGCAGACCTCCGAGGGGAAGTACATCATGTCCGACCTGAGCCCCCAGGAACGCATGCACATCTCGAGGTTCACCGGGCTCTCCATGACCACCATCAGCCACTGGCTGGCCAACGTGAAATACCAGCTTCGAAGGACAGGTGGAAcaaagttcctcaaaaacttgGACACCGGCCACCCCGTGTTCTTTTGTAATGACTGCGCGTCACAAATCAGGACTCCCTCCACGTACATCAGTCACCTGGAGTCACACCTGGGCTTCCGGCTCCGGGACTTGTCCAAACTGTCCACCGAACAGATTAACAATCAAATAGCACAAACCAAGTCGCCCTCAGAAAAACTGGCGACGTCCTCCCCGGAGGAGGACCTGGGGACCTCCTACCAGTGCAAACTTTGCAATCGGACCTTTGCGAGCAAGCATGCGGTTAAACTTCACCTTAGCAAAACACACGGGAAATCCCCAGAAGACCACCTTCTGTACGTCTCTGAGTTAGAGAAGCAGTAG